A DNA window from Kineococcus endophyticus contains the following coding sequences:
- a CDS encoding sugar phosphate isomerase/epimerase family protein — protein sequence MSTPRRPAGPRLVATCWTTAGTARPLDVPELASHTPFERIDAVADGGWAGLGFAHDDLDLMNRTTGFAAVARHARDRGLDHVEVELVTDWWLDPSQWRPRWNLLLDAAEAFGSPVVKAGSAFGAPWSDLSSLVEPLRRLAVEAADRGTRVALEPLPFAVVGSVPAAADLVRRVDHSAAGLTVDLWHVVRAGTTLDELATCLDADRVFQVELDDADAQPVGDLFEDTRDRRRYCGEGDLDVEGFVRVLRDLGVDVPWGVEVLSEEHRRAGLEEGLRRARDTALAVLDAAGA from the coding sequence GTGAGCACCCCCCGACGCCCGGCCGGGCCGCGTCTGGTCGCGACCTGCTGGACCACCGCAGGCACCGCCCGACCGCTCGACGTCCCCGAACTCGCCTCGCACACACCGTTCGAGCGGATCGACGCCGTCGCGGACGGCGGGTGGGCCGGACTGGGGTTCGCCCACGACGACCTGGACCTCATGAACCGGACGACGGGTTTCGCCGCGGTCGCCCGGCACGCACGCGACCGCGGACTGGACCACGTGGAGGTGGAACTCGTCACCGACTGGTGGCTCGACCCGTCGCAGTGGCGTCCCCGTTGGAACCTCCTGCTGGACGCCGCTGAGGCGTTCGGCTCCCCCGTCGTCAAGGCCGGGAGCGCGTTCGGCGCTCCGTGGTCCGACCTGTCGTCCCTCGTGGAGCCGTTGCGGCGCTTGGCCGTCGAAGCCGCCGACCGCGGCACGCGGGTGGCCCTGGAACCGCTGCCGTTCGCGGTGGTCGGGTCGGTGCCCGCGGCGGCGGACCTCGTGCGCCGCGTCGACCACTCCGCCGCCGGCCTGACCGTCGACCTCTGGCACGTGGTGCGCGCCGGGACCACGCTGGACGAACTGGCGACGTGCCTCGACGCCGACCGGGTGTTCCAGGTCGAACTCGACGACGCCGACGCCCAGCCTGTGGGCGACCTGTTCGAGGACACGCGCGACCGGCGCCGCTACTGCGGCGAGGGGGACCTCGACGTCGAGGGGTTCGTGCGCGTGCTGCGCGACCTCGGGGTGGACGTGCCGTGGGGGGTGGAGGTCCTGTCGGAGGAGCACCGGCGTGCGGGGCTCGAGGAGGGACTGCGTCGAGCGCGGGACACGGCCCTCGCGGTCCTCGACGCCGCCGGCGCGTAG
- a CDS encoding Gfo/Idh/MocA family protein has product MSAPEQRSGPVGIGIVGAGVISGTYLENLTSFPDVQVHAIGDLFPEAAKARAGEHAVPVHGGIEAVLEHPEVEIVINLTIPAAHVEVSLAAIGAGKHVWSEKPVALDRDGGRQLIEAADAAGVRLGCAPDTFLGVGLQTALAVLRRGDIGTPLSALTLMQSPGPESWHPNPAFLFQHGAGPLFDIGPYYLTTLVQAFGPITQVAAVAGTSRAQRTIGSGPKAGEVFEVTVPTHVSALTRFAGGASASSIFSFDSPLPRHGFVEITGTEATLALPDPNNFDGDLRIRRRDGEDWETVASTKALSTRGTGVLEMARAVREGRPHRVQGALAHHVVDAMVSIAESAQTGAFVPVTSTVAPAELLPADWDPTTRTV; this is encoded by the coding sequence GTGAGCGCCCCGGAACAGCGCTCGGGGCCCGTGGGGATCGGGATCGTCGGGGCGGGGGTGATCTCCGGGACGTACCTGGAGAACCTGACCTCCTTCCCCGACGTGCAGGTGCACGCGATCGGTGACCTGTTCCCCGAGGCGGCCAAGGCCCGCGCCGGGGAGCACGCGGTGCCGGTGCACGGGGGGATCGAGGCGGTCCTGGAGCACCCGGAGGTGGAGATCGTCATCAACCTGACGATCCCCGCCGCCCACGTGGAGGTGTCGCTGGCCGCGATCGGCGCGGGCAAGCACGTGTGGTCGGAGAAGCCGGTCGCCCTGGACCGCGACGGTGGTCGCCAGCTCATCGAGGCTGCGGACGCGGCGGGGGTGCGGTTGGGTTGCGCGCCGGACACGTTCTTGGGGGTGGGGTTGCAGACGGCGTTGGCGGTGCTGCGGCGCGGGGACATCGGCACCCCGTTGAGCGCGTTGACGTTGATGCAGTCCCCGGGGCCGGAGTCCTGGCACCCCAACCCGGCGTTCTTGTTCCAGCACGGGGCCGGGCCGTTGTTCGACATCGGCCCGTACTACCTGACGACGCTGGTGCAGGCGTTCGGGCCGATCACGCAGGTCGCCGCGGTGGCCGGGACGTCCCGGGCGCAGCGGACCATCGGGTCCGGGCCCAAGGCCGGGGAGGTGTTCGAGGTGACGGTGCCCACCCACGTCAGCGCGTTGACGCGGTTCGCCGGTGGCGCCTCGGCCAGCAGCATCTTCTCCTTCGACTCCCCGTTGCCGCGGCACGGGTTCGTGGAGATCACCGGGACCGAGGCGACGTTGGCGTTGCCGGACCCGAACAACTTCGACGGGGACCTGCGGATCCGGCGCCGCGACGGTGAGGACTGGGAGACGGTCGCCTCGACCAAGGCGCTGTCGACGCGGGGGACGGGGGTGCTGGAGATGGCCCGCGCGGTGCGCGAGGGTCGTCCGCACCGGGTGCAGGGGGCGTTGGCCCACCACGTGGTCGATGCGATGGTCTCCATCGCCGAGTCCGCCCAGACGGGTGCGTTCGTGCCGGTCACCAGCACCGTGGCCCCGGCCGAGCTGCTGCCGGCCGACTGGGACCCCACCACCCGCACCGTCTGA
- a CDS encoding Clp protease N-terminal domain-containing protein has product MFQRFTSEARDAVVAAQECARRLRADHIGAEHLLLALLDTTGAARGVLEAVEVDRDRLTEAVRNASHADGAHDDADHLQELGIDLTEVRRRVEETFGSGALDVPAVRRRGLLDRVLPSQHLRFGRDAKKALENSLRAALDLGDRHVGDDHVLLGLLADRRVVAVLESAGTTLDLRAARSLVLLGRRRSA; this is encoded by the coding sequence GTGTTCCAACGCTTCACGTCCGAGGCCCGCGACGCCGTCGTCGCCGCGCAGGAGTGCGCACGACGACTGCGCGCCGACCACATCGGGGCCGAACACCTGCTGCTCGCCCTGCTCGACACGACCGGAGCGGCGCGCGGCGTCCTGGAGGCGGTGGAGGTCGACCGCGACCGGCTGACCGAGGCCGTCCGGAACGCCTCGCACGCCGACGGTGCCCACGACGACGCCGACCACCTGCAGGAGCTGGGGATCGACCTCACCGAGGTCCGCCGGCGCGTCGAGGAGACCTTCGGGTCCGGCGCCCTGGACGTCCCGGCGGTGCGGCGGCGCGGCCTCCTCGACCGGGTGCTCCCGTCCCAGCACCTGCGGTTCGGCCGGGACGCCAAGAAGGCCCTGGAGAACTCCCTGCGAGCCGCCCTCGACCTCGGTGACCGCCACGTCGGGGACGACCACGTCCTGCTGGGGCTGCTCGCCGACCGTCGCGTCGTCGCCGTCCTGGAGTCCGCAGGCACCACCCTCGACCTGCGGGCGGCCCGGTCGCTCGTCCTGCTGGGCCGTCGCCGTTCAGCCTGA
- a CDS encoding quercetin 2,3-dioxygenase: MSFQHLRDADGRPAWSGVLPGRPEPYVLRRGEGEHANLFGDLFTLLVSADETDGQFGVFTSTCPSGELIPTHSHAGTHEVFHVLDGAVRLFLADRDGRHRTHLLRAGDFGFVPAGLPHAYRVEEAAQLLGVVTGGFERFPQTMGTPTDDLAEQPPFVPEVPRLLAAARALDVELMLGFRWDVPGDEEGR, translated from the coding sequence GTGTCGTTCCAGCACCTGCGTGACGCCGACGGCCGCCCGGCCTGGTCCGGTGTGCTGCCGGGCCGGCCGGAACCGTACGTCCTGCGGCGCGGGGAGGGGGAGCACGCGAACCTCTTCGGGGACCTGTTCACCCTCCTCGTGAGCGCCGACGAGACCGACGGGCAGTTCGGCGTCTTCACGAGCACCTGCCCGTCGGGCGAACTCATCCCCACGCACTCCCACGCCGGGACGCACGAGGTGTTCCACGTGCTCGACGGTGCCGTCCGTCTGTTCCTCGCCGACCGGGACGGCCGGCACCGCACCCACCTGCTGCGGGCCGGGGACTTCGGGTTCGTCCCCGCCGGTCTGCCGCACGCCTACCGCGTCGAGGAGGCCGCGCAGCTGCTCGGGGTCGTCACCGGGGGGTTCGAGCGGTTCCCGCAGACCATGGGGACACCCACCGACGACCTGGCCGAGCAACCCCCGTTCGTCCCCGAGGTCCCGCGGCTGCTCGCCGCGGCCCGCGCGCTGGACGTCGAGCTCATGCTCGGGTTCCGTTGGGACGTGCCCGGGGACGAGGAGGGCCGGTGA
- a CDS encoding sugar phosphate isomerase/epimerase family protein — translation MTAPTPPGTALDASRISVQLYTVREALAADLDGTLARLAAIGFTQVEPFGLTSSATTLAPALAAHGLSAPSAHTSVIGADLDAVLAAAAATGTTLVIDPHVDRARWTTAEDVAAIAAELNTAAQRAADAGVTIGYHNHEFELETRIGGRPALEVLADHLHPAVALEVDTYWAVVGGVDVPDLLDRLGSRVKAVHLKDGDGSRDNTKQVAFGTGAIDTGAILAACGNVELGVLELDDTTGDMFTAVQDSYTNLTKALSSGVPA, via the coding sequence ATGACTGCCCCCACTCCACCCGGAACCGCGCTCGACGCGTCGCGGATCTCGGTGCAGCTGTACACCGTGCGGGAGGCGTTGGCCGCCGACCTGGACGGCACGCTGGCCCGGCTGGCCGCGATCGGGTTCACCCAGGTCGAACCGTTCGGGCTGACCTCCTCGGCGACCACGTTGGCGCCGGCGCTGGCCGCGCACGGGTTGTCGGCGCCCTCGGCGCACACCTCGGTGATCGGCGCGGACCTGGACGCGGTCCTGGCCGCGGCGGCGGCCACCGGCACCACGCTGGTCATCGACCCCCACGTGGACCGCGCCCGCTGGACCACGGCCGAGGACGTCGCGGCGATCGCGGCGGAGTTGAACACCGCCGCGCAGCGGGCCGCCGACGCCGGCGTCACCATCGGCTACCACAACCACGAGTTCGAGCTGGAAACCCGCATCGGCGGCCGGCCGGCGTTGGAGGTGCTGGCCGACCACCTGCACCCTGCCGTCGCGTTGGAGGTGGACACGTACTGGGCCGTGGTCGGTGGGGTGGACGTGCCGGACCTGCTGGACCGGTTGGGGTCGCGGGTCAAGGCCGTGCACCTGAAGGACGGCGACGGCTCGCGCGACAACACCAAGCAGGTGGCGTTCGGGACCGGCGCGATCGACACCGGCGCGATCCTGGCCGCGTGCGGGAACGTCGAGCTGGGGGTCCTCGAACTGGACGACACGACCGGGGACATGTTCACCGCCGTGCAGGACAGCTACACCAACCTCACCAAGGCGCTGAGCAGTGGAGTGCCGGCGTGA
- a CDS encoding alpha/beta hydrolase fold domain-containing protein translates to MTGRPELPRPPDVLDWALPAPVLDDGGGRFLGGVPFAAPPGCRPLELDLHLPAPGAVPPPVVVFVHGGGWATGDRRWLGPTPLAHLVGDLARAGLAVAAVDHRLSSEATWPAPRDDVRAAVRFLRARADELGVDASRLGLWGESAGGHLALAVAVEVDPLDTGPRPTAVVAWYAPTDLATVASDGGGDPEGPDAAGSREARLLGRPVSADPDLTADASPARHVDPAAGPTRFLLLHGEADRFVSVRQVARMEQALVTAGAPVRVRTWPGADHLWVGSPAAAAEALTETVQFLREHLT, encoded by the coding sequence GTGACCGGGCGACCGGAACTGCCCCGGCCGCCCGACGTCCTCGACTGGGCGCTGCCCGCTCCGGTCCTGGACGACGGTGGCGGTCGGTTCCTGGGTGGAGTTCCCTTCGCCGCCCCGCCGGGGTGCCGGCCACTCGAACTCGACCTGCACCTGCCCGCTCCCGGCGCGGTCCCCCCGCCGGTCGTGGTGTTCGTGCACGGCGGGGGCTGGGCCACCGGCGACCGCCGCTGGCTGGGGCCCACCCCGCTCGCGCACCTCGTCGGCGACCTGGCGCGGGCGGGACTGGCGGTCGCCGCCGTGGACCACCGGTTGTCGTCCGAGGCGACGTGGCCCGCCCCGCGCGACGACGTGCGCGCGGCGGTCCGGTTCCTGCGGGCCAGGGCGGACGAGCTGGGTGTCGACGCGTCGCGCCTGGGTCTGTGGGGGGAGTCCGCCGGCGGCCACCTCGCGCTGGCCGTCGCCGTGGAGGTCGACCCCCTCGACACCGGCCCTCGCCCGACCGCCGTGGTCGCCTGGTACGCGCCCACCGACCTCGCGACGGTCGCCTCCGACGGGGGCGGTGACCCCGAGGGTCCGGACGCCGCGGGTTCGCGCGAGGCGCGACTGCTGGGCCGTCCCGTCAGCGCCGACCCCGACCTCACGGCGGACGCGAGCCCGGCCCGGCACGTCGACCCGGCCGCCGGTCCGACGCGGTTCCTGCTGCTGCACGGCGAGGCCGACCGCTTCGTCTCCGTCCGTCAGGTCGCCCGGATGGAACAGGCTCTCGTGACGGCCGGGGCCCCGGTGCGGGTCCGCACCTGGCCGGGGGCGGACCACCTCTGGGTGGGCTCGCCCGCGGCGGCGGCCGAGGCGCTGACCGAGACGGTGCAGTTCCTGCGCGAGCACCTCACCTGA
- a CDS encoding ABC transporter permease, whose protein sequence is MKLGQYIARKTVWYVVALVAAVSLNFLLPRLVPGNPVDVIVSNLARGGAVNGEQQKQIYEGFVQQFGLNAPLWQQFLTYLGKVFSGDLGTSFASYPTSVNSLLGQALPWSIAVQLPAIVIGWVLGNVVGAVAAFRGGNWDRSVFTSSLFLSAMPYYCLSILLLYGLAVVAGIFPVGGAYSLGNSPAFSLDFVTDALQYYWLPFLSLVIVFIGGQAVGMRSMAIYELGGDYVNYGRAMGIGDNRITRYIFRNAMLPQITGLALSIGTLVSGALITELVFNYPGVGTLLFNAISQNDYPVIQAITLIITLAVLAANFLVEIVYGIVDPRIRAAASGER, encoded by the coding sequence GTGAAGCTCGGACAGTACATCGCGCGCAAGACCGTGTGGTACGTCGTCGCGCTCGTCGCGGCGGTGTCCCTGAACTTCCTGCTCCCGCGGCTCGTTCCCGGCAACCCGGTGGACGTCATCGTGTCCAACCTGGCCCGGGGCGGGGCCGTCAACGGTGAGCAGCAGAAGCAGATCTACGAGGGGTTCGTCCAGCAGTTCGGGTTGAACGCCCCGCTGTGGCAGCAGTTCCTCACCTACCTCGGCAAGGTCTTCAGCGGCGACCTCGGGACGTCGTTCGCGTCCTACCCGACGTCGGTGAACTCGCTGCTCGGGCAGGCCCTGCCGTGGTCGATCGCGGTCCAGCTGCCGGCGATCGTGATCGGCTGGGTGCTCGGGAACGTCGTCGGCGCCGTCGCGGCCTTCCGCGGCGGCAACTGGGACCGCAGCGTCTTCACGTCCTCGCTGTTCCTGTCGGCCATGCCGTACTACTGCCTGTCCATCCTCCTGCTGTACGGGCTGGCCGTCGTCGCCGGGATCTTCCCCGTCGGCGGGGCCTACTCCCTCGGCAACAGCCCGGCGTTCTCGCTGGACTTCGTCACCGACGCCCTGCAGTACTACTGGCTGCCGTTCCTGTCACTGGTCATCGTCTTCATCGGCGGCCAGGCCGTCGGGATGCGCTCCATGGCGATCTACGAGCTCGGCGGGGACTACGTCAACTACGGCCGCGCCATGGGCATCGGGGACAACCGCATCACCCGGTACATCTTCCGGAACGCGATGCTCCCGCAGATCACGGGGCTGGCCCTGTCGATCGGGACGCTGGTCAGCGGCGCGCTCATCACCGAACTGGTGTTCAACTACCCGGGGGTCGGCACGCTGCTCTTCAACGCCATCTCGCAGAACGACTACCCGGTGATCCAGGCGATCACGCTCATCATCACGCTGGCGGTGCTCGCGGCCAACTTCCTGGTCGAGATCGTCTACGGCATCGTCGATCCGCGCATCCGTGCGGCCGCTTCCGGGGAGAGGTGA
- a CDS encoding glucose-6-phosphate dehydrogenase has product MATLLVLGASGDLAARLLLPGLARLLVSDRREDPGHGHGSSLQLVGAGSEDWDDDRWREVVAGAFSGLDEHGDTAAADAVRDGSRYAQVDVTDPDALLDLLQSCTAPVAVYFALPPAVTARACRGLVGKDLPESTRLVMEKPFGSDEASAHELNEVVAQLVPEEHVHRVDHFLGTSTVLGTLGVRFANRLFEPTWNAGHVERVDVFYDEDLALEGRARYYDKAGALVDMVQSHLLQVLAVLAMDAPAALDEREFRDRKAQVLRATRLAGPPAEASRRARYTAGRIGERDLPDYAAEDGVDPDRGTETLAEVVLHVDTWRWAGVPFRLRSGKALGRARKEAVITFKPVPHLLTGLHGNPGPTRLRLGFKPNSVSVDLAVNAEGSPFDLEETTLTTHLADSQLPAYGEVLAGVLDGDPLLSVRGDTAEDCWRILAPVIDAWRADEVPLETYAAGSDGPEPTDTFPAA; this is encoded by the coding sequence GTGGCGACCCTGCTCGTCCTGGGCGCCAGCGGCGACCTGGCGGCACGCCTCCTCCTGCCGGGACTGGCCCGGCTGCTCGTCTCGGACCGCCGCGAGGACCCCGGCCACGGGCACGGGTCGTCCCTGCAGCTCGTCGGTGCCGGGTCGGAGGACTGGGACGACGACCGGTGGCGCGAGGTCGTGGCCGGCGCCTTCTCCGGGCTCGACGAGCACGGCGACACCGCGGCGGCCGACGCCGTGCGCGACGGGAGCCGCTACGCGCAGGTCGACGTCACCGACCCCGACGCGCTCCTGGACCTGCTGCAGTCCTGCACGGCGCCCGTCGCCGTCTACTTCGCCCTCCCGCCGGCCGTGACGGCCCGCGCCTGCCGCGGCCTCGTCGGGAAGGACCTGCCCGAGAGCACCCGCCTGGTCATGGAGAAGCCCTTCGGGTCGGACGAGGCGTCGGCGCACGAGCTGAACGAGGTCGTGGCCCAGCTCGTCCCCGAGGAGCACGTCCACCGGGTGGACCACTTCCTGGGGACGTCCACCGTGCTGGGGACCCTGGGCGTGCGGTTCGCGAACCGCCTGTTCGAGCCGACGTGGAACGCCGGCCACGTGGAACGCGTCGACGTCTTCTACGACGAGGACCTCGCCCTGGAGGGCCGGGCGCGCTACTACGACAAGGCCGGCGCCCTCGTCGACATGGTGCAGAGCCACCTGCTGCAGGTCCTCGCGGTGCTCGCCATGGACGCACCCGCGGCGCTCGACGAACGGGAGTTCCGCGACCGCAAGGCCCAGGTGCTGCGGGCGACCCGGCTCGCGGGGCCGCCCGCCGAGGCGAGCCGGCGCGCCCGGTACACGGCCGGCCGGATCGGAGAGCGCGACCTGCCCGACTACGCCGCCGAGGACGGGGTCGACCCCGACCGCGGGACGGAGACGCTGGCCGAGGTCGTGCTGCACGTCGACACCTGGCGGTGGGCGGGGGTTCCCTTCCGGTTGCGGTCGGGCAAGGCGCTGGGGCGGGCCCGCAAGGAGGCCGTCATCACGTTCAAACCCGTCCCGCACCTGCTGACCGGTCTGCACGGGAACCCGGGTCCCACCCGCCTGCGGCTGGGGTTCAAGCCGAACTCCGTCAGCGTCGACCTCGCCGTGAACGCCGAGGGGAGCCCGTTCGACCTCGAGGAGACCACGCTCACGACGCACCTGGCCGACTCGCAGCTGCCCGCCTACGGGGAGGTCCTGGCCGGTGTCCTCGACGGTGACCCCCTGCTGTCCGTCCGCGGGGACACCGCGGAGGACTGCTGGCGCATCCTGGCCCCCGTCATCGATGCGTGGCGGGCGGACGAGGTGCCGTTGGAGACGTACGCCGCCGGCAGCGACGGACCCGAGCCGACGGACACCTTCCCCGCGGCCTGA
- a CDS encoding CocE/NonD family hydrolase C-terminal non-catalytic domain-containing protein codes for MPAHSFDRVEELSEGEVVDVEIDLLPLGLVFRPSEQLRFVVSSANLLGTLMPGIEEYTGANAGTHVVHTGGEHASYLQLPVLRG; via the coding sequence GTGCCCGCGCACAGCTTCGACCGGGTCGAGGAGCTGAGCGAGGGGGAGGTCGTCGACGTGGAGATCGACCTGCTGCCCCTGGGGCTGGTGTTCCGGCCCAGCGAGCAGCTGCGGTTCGTCGTCAGTTCCGCGAACCTGCTGGGCACCCTCATGCCCGGGATCGAGGAGTACACCGGCGCGAACGCCGGCACCCACGTCGTCCACACCGGCGGGGAGCACGCCTCCTACCTGCAGCTGCCGGTGCTGCGCGGCTGA
- a CDS encoding ABC transporter substrate-binding protein has product MSTTPSSAPEPTGSATRRRFLAVSSVAAGGVALAACGGGSGGGGGTKDSTLPGIGNNGKIGGGRRGDAADQLFLAGFQFSPPTNFNTFAGAPAWPAANNVAQYVYETLLRFDIVSGELKPGLAADYKVDGTSSVSLTLQDGVTWSDGTALTADDVLYTFQLGKIDPTLTVASFWVEADDITASGDTITVAINQDRKNVDMILQQLAVQFILPKAVFEKVASETGNKLASWETTELLGSGPYTLEKADQTQIILARNEKYWGQKFYGGLPAPTKIIHPIFKSNEDGNLKFQNGELDVMQQFVPQIWKMWESGKPVGTYVKDKPYYVPGSMPMFIFNTTRGALADPAVRRAVAFAIDYASIAETAMSGYSADVQASLIIPGGAEDKWFDGDRAKADGWSFDATKAEKTLTDAGYAKGSDGIYAKDGQRLGPWKLITPQGWTDWNAALEIVAKNLKAIGIDAATNFPQQAQVTTSVANGDFDMCCWYVSGTNPATPWQRFSDVMSNVELAPLGQTAFRNYGRWTNDQVNDLLEAAAAAPDDGSKKQALTALDDMYRQQAPAIPLMYRPDEFFEFNASNWTNFPTQANDYAPPMFRGAGNDWLFKIKKIEA; this is encoded by the coding sequence ATGTCCACCACCCCGTCCAGCGCACCCGAACCCACGGGCAGCGCCACGCGCCGCCGCTTCCTCGCCGTCTCCAGCGTCGCGGCCGGTGGGGTCGCCCTCGCCGCCTGCGGCGGTGGCAGCGGTGGCGGTGGCGGCACGAAGGACAGCACGCTGCCCGGCATCGGCAACAACGGCAAGATCGGCGGCGGGCGCAGGGGCGACGCGGCCGACCAGCTGTTCCTGGCGGGGTTCCAGTTCAGCCCGCCCACGAACTTCAACACCTTCGCGGGGGCCCCGGCGTGGCCGGCCGCGAACAACGTCGCGCAGTACGTCTACGAGACCCTCCTCCGGTTCGACATCGTCTCCGGCGAGCTCAAGCCGGGCCTGGCCGCGGACTACAAGGTCGACGGCACGTCGTCGGTCTCCTTGACGCTGCAGGACGGCGTCACGTGGTCGGACGGGACGGCGCTGACCGCGGACGACGTCCTCTACACCTTCCAGCTGGGGAAGATCGACCCGACGCTCACGGTGGCGTCCTTCTGGGTCGAGGCCGACGACATCACCGCGAGCGGCGACACCATCACGGTCGCGATCAACCAGGACCGCAAGAACGTGGACATGATCCTGCAGCAGCTCGCCGTCCAGTTCATCCTCCCGAAGGCCGTCTTCGAGAAGGTCGCGTCCGAGACCGGCAACAAGCTGGCCAGCTGGGAGACCACCGAGCTCCTCGGCTCGGGCCCCTACACCCTGGAGAAGGCCGACCAGACCCAGATCATCCTGGCCCGCAACGAGAAGTACTGGGGACAGAAGTTCTACGGCGGCCTGCCGGCCCCCACGAAGATCATCCACCCGATCTTCAAGTCCAACGAGGACGGCAACTTGAAGTTCCAGAACGGCGAGCTGGACGTCATGCAGCAGTTCGTCCCGCAGATCTGGAAGATGTGGGAGTCGGGCAAGCCCGTCGGGACCTACGTCAAGGACAAGCCCTACTACGTGCCGGGCTCCATGCCGATGTTCATCTTCAACACGACCCGCGGCGCGCTGGCCGATCCGGCGGTCCGCCGTGCCGTCGCCTTCGCCATCGACTACGCCTCGATCGCCGAGACGGCGATGTCGGGGTACTCCGCCGACGTGCAGGCTTCGCTCATCATCCCCGGCGGCGCCGAGGACAAGTGGTTCGACGGAGACCGCGCCAAGGCCGACGGCTGGTCCTTCGACGCGACCAAGGCGGAGAAGACCCTCACCGACGCCGGGTACGCCAAGGGCTCGGACGGGATCTACGCCAAGGACGGTCAGCGCCTCGGGCCGTGGAAGCTCATCACCCCCCAGGGGTGGACGGACTGGAACGCCGCGCTGGAGATCGTCGCCAAGAACCTGAAGGCGATCGGCATCGACGCCGCCACGAACTTCCCCCAGCAGGCGCAGGTCACGACGTCGGTGGCGAACGGCGACTTCGACATGTGCTGCTGGTACGTGTCGGGCACCAACCCGGCGACGCCGTGGCAGCGCTTCAGCGACGTCATGAGCAACGTCGAGCTCGCCCCGCTGGGGCAGACGGCCTTCCGCAACTACGGTCGGTGGACCAACGACCAGGTGAACGACCTCCTGGAGGCGGCCGCGGCGGCGCCGGACGACGGGTCGAAGAAGCAGGCGCTCACGGCCCTGGACGACATGTACCGCCAGCAGGCGCCGGCCATCCCCCTCATGTACCGGCCGGACGAGTTCTTCGAGTTCAACGCGAGCAACTGGACGAACTTCCCGACCCAGGCCAACGACTACGCGCCGCCGATGTTCCGCGGGGCCGGGAACGACTGGCTCTTCAAGATCAAGAAGATCGAAGCCTGA
- a CDS encoding helix-turn-helix domain-containing protein: protein MTESTDTLLVQGADADPRVGLRAVAALARLQVRLEQLQVDRARSLGWSWAEIAAELGVSKQAVHKKHARRD from the coding sequence ATGACCGAGAGCACCGACACCCTCCTCGTGCAGGGCGCGGACGCCGACCCCCGGGTCGGCCTGCGCGCCGTCGCCGCCCTCGCACGGCTCCAGGTCCGCCTCGAGCAGTTGCAGGTCGACCGTGCGCGTTCGCTCGGCTGGTCGTGGGCCGAGATCGCCGCCGAACTGGGCGTGTCGAAGCAGGCGGTCCACAAGAAGCACGCCCGGCGCGACTGA